In Clavibacter californiensis, the sequence CCCGCGATCGTCCCGGGCCTCACGTCGGCTACGTTCCCGACGGCGTCCGGCGCAGGACAGGGCGGCTCGCGCGTCGTCAACCCGATCCTCGACCTCGGCGACGACCTCCGCCGCCCCGTCGACGTGGAGGCGCTCCGCTACTCGACCGCGTCCCTCACGCCCCTCTACTTCAAGGTCACGACGCTCTCGCGCTTCGAGGGCGACGAGTGGGCGCCATCGCCGTTGCGCCCGCCGGACGGGAACACCGTCGACGAGATCGGGCCGGACCTCGGATCCGGATCGGACGTCCCCGCCGAAGAGGTCGAGGCCCGCGTGCAGGTCGAGGGCTCCTCGAGCGCCTGGTTGCCCGCGCCCTACGCGCCCCGCAGCGTCACCGGGCTCGAGGGGTCATGGCGCTGGTCGGAGCAGGGCCTCGCGATCCGCTCGTCCGACTCCGACAGCCGCGACCAGAGCTACACCGTGACGAGCGAGCTGCCCCGACCCGAGCGCGCGCAGCTGGAGGCCGTGGCGCCCGCGACCGACGACGACCTCGAGCCGTACCTGCAGATCCCCGAGGGCACCCCGGCCATCGTCGCCTCGACCACCGCCGACGTGCTCGCGGGCATCGACACGCCCTACGACCAGGCGCTCGCGCTCCAGGAGTTCTTCACGGGCGGGCAGTTCCGCTACTCGGAGGACGCGCCCGTCCAGCAGGGCTACGACGGCAGCGGCGTCGACGTCGTGGGGGAGTTCCTCCGCGTGCGCTCGGGCTACTGCGTGCACTTCGCGTCGGCCATGGCGATCATGGCGCGCGAGGCGGGCATCCCGTCGCGCGTGGCCGTGGGCTACCTGCCGGGCGACCAGGTCGGGCGCGACGGCGACCTCATCACCTACCGCGTCGGATCCCACGACCTGCACTCGTGGCCCGAGCTGTACTTCTCCGGCATCGGCTGGATCGCGTTCGAGCCGACGCCGGGCCGCGGCCAGGCCGCGCCCTACGCCCAGCCGTCGGCCGCGCCGACCGCCCCGCCCACGCCCTCGGCGACGCCGAGCGCAACCGCTGAGGCGACGCCCTCCGCGACGCCCGCGCCCACCGCGTCGGCCGCGCCCGGCGTGAGCGGCACCGCGGGCGTCCGGATCCCGTGGGCCGCCCTCGGCACGGTCGCCCTCGTGCTCCTGGTGCTCGCCCTCCTCGCGACCCCCGCCCTGCTGCGTCGGGCCCGCCGCTCCGGCCGACTGTGCGCCCTCGAGACGGGGGCCGCCGCCGCGGGCACGGCCTGGCGCGAGGTGGAGGACCAGGCGGTCGACCTCGGGCTCCGCGTGCCGGACACCGAGTCGCCCCGCGAGCTCGGCCGCCGCCTCCAGGGTGACGACCCGTCCCTCGCCGACCCGATCGCGCTCCTGGTCACCGCGCGCGAGCGGGAGCGCTTCGCCCGCGCCGACGCGCCGGTGGATTCCGCGGCCGGAGCCGCGCAGGCCGCGGCGCTCGTCGCGCTGGGTGACGCGCTGCGCGCCCGCGCGGGCCGCGTCGATCGGATCCTCGCCCTCGTCGCCCCGCGCTCGCTCGTCCGCCGCCGCCCTCGGGACGACGACGGGCCGGACGACGGGACCGCGGGCGCGCCACCGGCCCGACCGGTCGCCGGACCGCCCGCGTCGGACGCCCCTCGTACACTCGGGGGATGACCGGATCCGACGCCGCGCTCGCGGGCGTCGTGGGCGGCCGCACCGCCGGCGTGATGCAGAAGGCGTTCGGCCTGCGCACGGTGGCCGACCTCCTCGAGCACCTCCCGCGCCGCTACGCCCGCCGCGGCGAGCTCACGGCCCTGGCCGAGCTGCCCGTCGACCAGCAGGCCACCATCGTCGCCGAGGTGCGCGAGGTCCGCGAGCGGCCCATGCGCGCCCGGCGCGGCAGCATCCTCGAGGTGCGGATCACCGACGGCCGCGGCTTCCTCACCCTCACCTTCTTCAACCAGGCGTGGCGCGCGAAGGACCTGGTTCCCGGCGTCCGCGGGATCTTCGCGGGCAAGGTCAGCGACTACCGCGGCGCCCTGCAGCTCGCCCACCCCGACTACGAGCTGTTCGACGCCCACGAGGGCCCCGAGCTCTCCGGCGGCGAGCCCGACGCGGCCGCGCGCCGCTGGGCCGAGATGCCCATCCCCATCTACCCGGCCACCGCCTCCATGGCGAGCTGGCAGGTCGCGAAGTCGGTGGAGCTGGTGCTCGACGCGGTCGACGACCTCGAGGACCCGATCCCCGCCGACGTGCGCGCCGAGCGCGGCCTGCTCCCGTACCGCGAGGCGCTCGAGGGCGTGCACCGCCCCGAGAAGGACGTCGACTGGCGCCGCGGCCGCGACGCCCTGCGCTTCCAGGAGGCGTTCGTCCTCCAGACCGCGCTCCTGCAGCGGCGCCAGGCGGCGCGCGCGCTGCCGGCCACGCCGCGGATCTCGACCCCCGGCGGCCACCTCGACCAGCTCGACGCGCAGCTGCCCTTCGAGCTCACGGGCGACCAGCGGCTCGTGGGCGAGGAGATCGCCACCGACATGGCGCGCACCTGGCCCATGAACCGGCTCGTGCAGGGCGAGGTCGGCTCCGGCAAGACGCTCGTCGCGCTCCGGGCGATGCTCGCGGTGGCCGACACGGGAGGCCAGTCGGCGCTGCTCGCGCCCACCGAGGTGCTCGCGAGCCAGCACCTGCGCTCGCTCACGGCGTCGCTCGGTCCCGACCTCGCGGCCGAGCTCATGCCGACCCTGCTCACCGGCCAGCTCTCGACCGCCGAGCGCAAGCGCGCGCTGCTGCGCATCGTCAGCGGCCAGGCCCGCATCGTCGTCGGCACGCACGCGCTCCTCGGCGACCGCGTCGAGTTCCTCGACCTGGGCCTCGTCGTGGTCGACGAGCAGCACCGCTTCGGCGTCGACCAGCGCGAGGCGCTCCGGCGGAAGGGAGGCACGCCGCCGCACGTCCTCGTGCTCACGGCCACGCCCATCCCGCGCACGGTCGCGATGACGGTGTTCGGCGACCTCGACGTCTCGACCATCGCCGAGCTGCCGAGCGGGCGGCAGCCCATCGAGTCGTTCGTCGTCCCGCTGCACGAGCAGCCGCGGTGGATCGAGCGGGTGTGGGAGCGCACGGCGGAGGAGATCCAGAAGGGCCGGCAGGCGTTCGTGGTCTGCCCGGCGATCGACCCGCAGGATCCCGACGCGGAGGACGAGGACGCGTCCGAGGGCGCCGACGACGCGCCGACCCGGCCCGCGCTCGCGACCGTCACCGAGGTCGACGCCCTCCTCGCGGCGCACCCGCGCCTCGGATCCGTCCGCCGGGCCGTGCTGCACGGCCGCATGTCGGGGGAGGAGAAGGACCGCGTCATGCGCGCGTTCTCCTCGGGCGACATCGACCTCATCGTGGCCACCACCGTCATCGAGGTGGGCGTCGACGTGCCGAACGCCTCGACCATGGTGATCCTCGACGCCGACCGCTTCGGCGTCTCGCAGCTGCACCAGCTCCGCGGCCGCGTGGGTCGCGGCGGCGTGCCCGGCCTCTGCCTCATGGTCACGCACGCCGAGCCCGAGACGGTCGCCCGCGAGCGGGCGGACGCCGTCGCCGCGACCCTCGACGGCTTCGAGCTCGCCCGCGTCGACCTCGAGCTCCGCCGCGAGGGCAACGTCCTCGGCACGAACCAGTCCGGCGGACGCTCCTCGCTCCGGCTGCTGCGCGTCGCGCAGGACGGCGACCTCATCGAGTCCGCGCGCGAGCACGCCCACGACGTGCTCGAGGCGTCGCCGGACCTCCAGGGCCACCCCGCGCTCGCCCGCGCGCTCGCCCGTCGGCTCGACGACGAGGAGCGCGCCTTCCTCGACAAGAACTAGGGGAGCGCCCGCCGTAGGCTGGCGGGATGCAGCGGATCGCCGTCGTCCCCGGATCGTTCGACCCCGTCACGCTCGGGCACCTCGACGTGATCCGCCGGGCCGCCCGCCTGTACGACGAGCTCGTCGTGCTGGTGGTGCACAACCCCGGCAAGACCCCCATGCTGCCGCTCGAGGAGCGCGTCGCCCTCATCGAGCGCGTGAGCCGCGACGCCGGCCTCCCGGACACGGTCCGCGTCGACTCCTGGGGCGCCGGCCTCCTCGTCGACTACTGCCGGCAGGTGGGCGCGACCGTCCTCGTCAAGGGCGTCCGCTCGCAGCTCGACGTGACGTACGAGACGCCCATGGCCCTCGTCAACCGCGACCTCGCGGACGTCGAGACCGTGCTGCTGCTGCCGGATCCCGCGCACGCCCACGTGTCCAGCTCGCTCGTGCGCCAGGTCGAGGCGCTCGGCGGCGACGTGGCGCCGTACGTGCCGGCGGCCGTCGCGGAGGCGCTGGCCGTCCGGCGGGCCGGCTGACGCCCCGTAGGATCTACGGGTGTCCAGGTTCCAGAAGACCCCATTCACGGTCCACGTCCACGACATCGTGCACCGTCCCGGGGAGATGCGCGAGCTCGACCTGACCATCGTCACCCCCGAGCGCATGGGGGAGGGCCTCATCGCCGTGCCCGCGGGTCGCGAGATGCGCGTGCATGTCCGCCTCGAGTCCCTGCACGACGGCATCCTGGTCACCGGCGAGGTCGACACGGTGGCCGACGGCCAGTCCGCGCGCACGCTCGCCGACATGCAGGAGCGTGTCCAAGTCGATTTCGCGGAGCTATTCGCGTATGGTCTTGATGAAGCTTTCGACTACCAGGTCCAGGACGAGCACGTGGACCTGGAGCCGGTCATCCGGGATGCGGTGGTCCTTTCACTGCCGTTCCAGCCCGAAGTGCCGGGCGAGGACCTCGATCTCGATCTGGGTCCCGGCATCAGCCTGGTCCTGGCGGACTCCGACCCGGAACCCGTGATCGATCAGCGCTGGGCAGCCCTGTCCGGCTTCCGAGCTTCCGAAGACAGCGGTGCGGCGCGTGAAGACGCCGACACCGAAACGCAGAGAGATGAGAGTTGACCCATGGCTGTACCCAAGAGAAAGATGTCCCGATCCAACACGCGCGCGCGTCGCTCGCAGTGGAAGGCCGAGGCTCCCACGCTCGTCAAGACCATCGAGAACGGCAAGGTCGTCTACTCCATGCCTCACCGCGCCCGCGTGGTCGAGGACGCCGCCGGCACCCCCCTGTACATGGAGTACAAGGGCCGCAAGGTCGCCGACGTCTAGCCGCGATCCGCTCGGCACGTCGGACATGACCGACACCCAGGGATCCCGCGTCCACGGCGACCGCGACGCGCTCCGGCGCCTCCTCGCCGTGGACGTGAGCCCCGAGCTCCTCGAGCTCGCGCTCACCCACCGCTCGTACGCGTACGAGCACGGCGGCATCCCGCACAACGAGCGCCTCGAGTTCCTCGGCGACTCCATCCTCGGGCAGGCCGTCACGGTCATGCTCTACCTCGAGAACCCCGACCTCGACGAGGGCGAGCTCGCCAAGCGGCGCGCCAGCCTCGTCTCGAGCGTCGCCCTCGCGGAGGTCGCCACGCGCATCGGGCTCGGCGAGCACCTGCTGCTCGGGCGCGGCGAGGAGCTCACGGGCGGCCGCGCCAAGTCGTCGATCCTCGCCGACACGGTCGAGGCCATCATCGGCGCCGCGTACCTCGACGCCGGCGGAGAGGCCGCGACCGGTCTCGTGCTGCGTCTCATCGCGCCGCTCCTCGAGGACCCGGCGCGATTCGGCGCCGCCATGGACCCGAAGACCGCGCTCCAGGAGAGCGCCGCGCGCCAGGGCCTGCCCGCACCCGTCTACGTCGTGCGCGACAGCGGACCCGATCACAGCAAGCGCTTCCACGCCGTCGTCACCGTGGGCGACGTCGTCCGCACGACGGGCGAGGGAACCAGCAAGAAGCAGGCCGAGATGACGGCCGCGCTCGAGGCGTGGACCCGCCTCGAGGCGCGCACCACGGCCTGACCCGCCGTGCCCGAGCTCCCCGAGGTCGAGGTCGTCCGCGCGGGCCTCGAGCCCGCGGTCGCCGGCGCGCGCATCACCGGCGTCGAGATCCTCGACGCGCGCTCCCTCAAGCGGCACGATCCGCTCGAGGGCGTGTTCGTCGACCTGCTCGTCGGTCGCGTGATCACGTCGGCCGTCCGCCGCGGCAAGTTCCTGTGGCTGCCGCTCGAGCCCGACGCCGCACGCGATGGCACGGGTCCTCGCGCCCTCGTCACCCACCTCGGCATGAGCGGGCAGGTGCTCCTCCGCGAGCCCGGCTCCGACCCGGACGGCCTGCTGCGGATCCGCATGGGCATCGAGCACCCGGTGCACGGCGAGCTGGTGGTCGCGTTCGTCGACCAGCGGATCTTCGGCTCCATGGCCGTCGACCGCCTCGTGGCGACGCCCGACGGGCGCGCGGGAGGACGCGGATCGCCCGCCGCGCTCGTGCCGACCCAGGTCGCGCACATCGCGCGCGATCCGCTCGACCCGGCCTTCGACGACGAGCTGCTGCTCGACCGGCTGGCCCGGCGGCGCACGGGGATCAAACGCGCGCTGCTCGACCAGACGCTCGTGAGCGGCATCGGCAACATCTACGCGGACGAGGCGCTGTGGGCCGCGCGGATCCACTACGCGCACCCGACCGACGCCCTCGGTCGCGGCCGCGCGCTGCGCCTCCTCGCCGAGGTGCGCCAGGTGCTCGCGCGGGCGCTGGCCGAGGGCGGCACGAGCTTCGACGCGCAGTACGTGAACGTCAACGGCGCGTCCGGATACTTCTCGCACTCGCTCCACGCCTACGGCCAGCAGGGGAAGCCGTGCCCGCGCTGCGGCACGCCGATCGTGCGGGAGGCGTTCATGAACCGCGGGTCGCACCTCTGCCCGCACTGCCAGGTGCTGCCGGATGCGGATGCGGCCATCGCCTGACCCGGACGCTCAACGCGCGGGGTCGACCTCGCGCATCCAGCTCCCGCTCGTGCCCACATGCCGGAAGCCGAGCGCCTCGTTCACGGCGAGCATCGGGCGGTTCTCGTCCGCGTTCCAGGTGACGACGCGGTCGGCCTCGGGGGCCACGCGCGCGAGGCGCAGCAGGTTCTCGACCTTGAGGAGCATGCCCAGGCGGTGCCCGCGGTGATCGGCCAGCACGAGCGTGTCCTGCTGGTAGGTGTACGCGTGGCCGTCGGAACGGCGTCCGCTGGGGGAGACGGCGATCTGGGTGAAGCCCACGAGCCTGCCCGTCCCCACGTGCAGGGCCGCCGTCGTGAGCCCCGTGCGGCCCGCCGACGCGCGCCGCGCCTCCGCCTCGCGGATCCGGTCGGCATCCCACGGGTCCTCCGCCTGCGGGAGGTCGCCGGCCGGGGTGTCGGTCGACATGCGCGTGTGCAGCACGGCGAGGTCGTCGAGCAGGTGCTCGGGCGTCGCGTCGACCCAGGACACGACGCGGTAGGCGTCCCCGGCGACGCGGCGGGCATCGGCGAGGTGGGCAGCCAGCGTCGGGGCGGCGTCGACGGTGTCGAGCGCGCTCGTCCTCGCGGTCTGGCCGAGGCGGTAGCCGGCGTCGACGACGAAGCGGGCGGACGGGTCGTCGGCGCCGACCGCGCCGATGCCCGTGGGCGAGGGGATGGGCGTCCCGTTCGCCTGGGCGCGGTGCATCGTGAAGCCCATCAGGGTCCGGCAGCCGTCGTCGAGGGCGATCCGCTCCACGCGCTCCCGGAGCGCCCGGCCGATCCCGCTCCGGCGGTGCTCGGGCAGCACGGACACGGCCACATCCGAGGTCGTCGGGTCGTTGAGCCAGGTCGAGAGGAGGCCGCGTCCGACGATCCGGCCATCGACCCGGGCGGCGAAGAGGCGCTTGCGCACGTGATCGACGTCGGCGTAGTCGGCGATCAGCTCCTCCGGCAGCCAGATGAACGCGTCGTGGCCGAGGTCGTGCGACTGCGCGCGGTTGACGACGTCGGTGACGGCTACGAAGTCGTCCCAGCCCTCCGCGCCGACCGCCACGGGCGGGCGGACCTCCTCCACGGCGAAGGGGCGGGCGTCGTCGGCGTGCGGCATGGTCGGCTCCCTCGTCGGCGTGCGCCGCCGGGACCGGCCCGCGCCCTCCCACGGTAGCGGCGGCCCGCCGGACGGGGAGTGGCGCGCGCGGCTCCCGGCCCTGGCCCGCCGGTCCGGTACCGTGATCGAGACCATCACGCGAGGAGGGCGACGGGCGTGCACCTGAAGAGCCTGACCCTCAAGGGGTTCAAGTCGTTCGCGCAGCCGACCACGTTCCAGTTCGAGACGGGCGTGACCTGCGTCGTCGGGCCGAACGGATCCGGCAAGTCGAACGTCGTCGACGCCCTCGCCTGGGTCATGGGCGAGCAGGGCGCCAAGACTCTCCGCGGCGGCAAGATGGAGGACGTCATCTTCGCCGGCACGTCGACGCGCGGCCCGCTCGGCCGCGCCGAGGTCACGCTCACGATCGACAACGCCGACGGCGCGCTGCCCATCGACTACACCGAGGTCGCGATCCGCCGCACGCTGTTCCGCAACGGGGGCAGCGAGTACGCGATCAACGGCACGTCCTGCCGCCTGCTCGACGTGCAGGAGCTGCTGAGCGACTCGGGCCTCGGCCGCGAGATGCACGTCATCGTCGGCCAGGGCCGGCTCGACAACGTCCTGCGCGCGACGCCCGAGGAGCGGCGCGGCTTCATCGAGGAGGCCGCCGGGATCCTCAAGCACCGCCGTCGCAAGGAGCGCACGCTCCGCAAGCTCGAGGGCATGCAGGCGAACCTCACGCGGCTGAACGACCTGGCGGGGGAGATCCGCCGCCAGCTGAAGCCGCTCGGTCGGCAGGCGGAGGTCGCGCGGCAGGCGCAGACCGTGGCGGCCGTCGTCCGCGACGCCCGCGCGCGGCTCGTGGCCGACGAGGTCGTGACCCTGCGGCGCGCGCTCGCGGAGCACACGCGCACCGAGGAGGAGCGCACGACCGAGCGGATGGTGCTGCAGGAGAAGCTCGACCGCGCGGTGATCCGGTCGGAGCGCATCGTCGAGGAGCAGGAGGGCGACGAGGTGGACGGCGCCCGACGCACGGCCTTCGCGCTCGAGCAGGTGCAGGAGCGGCTGCGCAGCCTGCTGTCGCTCGCGCAGCAGCGGCTCGCGCTCCTCGGATCCGCCGACGACGCTCCCGAGACCGCGGCGGGCACGACGCCCGGTCAGGTGCAGGAGTCCCGTGACGAGGCGGCCCGGCTGGTCGCGCTCATCGCCGAGGCGGAGGCGGGCTGGGCGTCCGCACGTCAGGCGACCGCGGCGGCCCGGCAGGCGCTCGACGCGCTCGACGAGGAGATCCAGGCCCAGAGCGCGCTCGTCTCCCGGCACGACCTCGAGATCGCGGGGCTCACGGGCCGCGCCGAGACCGCGGGATCCCGGCTCGCGGCCGTCCGCGGCGAGGTGCTCCGCCAGCAGAACGCGCTCGACGCGGCGCGCGCCCGGCTGGCCGCAGCGGAGGCCGAGCGGGAGCGCGGCGAGGCGGAGGGCGAGGCCGACGAGCAGGGCGGATCCGAGCTCACCCGCGCCTACGAGGACGCGCAGGCCGACGTCGCCAGCGAGGAGTCCGCCATCGAGGCCGTGCGCGAGGAGCTGCACGCGAAGGAGCGCGAGCGCGACGCCCTGGCCGCGCGCGAGCAGGCCCTCGCGAGCGCGCTCGACCAGCGCGACGGATCCAGCGACCTCGTCGCCGCGGGCCTCCCCGGCATCCGCGGCCTCCTCGCCGAGCACGTGCACGTGGAGCCCGGTTACGAGGCCGCCGTCGCCGCCGCGCTCGGCTCGCTCGCCGACGCCGTGCTCGCCGAGACGCACGACGACGCCGTGGCCGCGCTCCGCCGCGCGGTCGACGACGACCTGGGGCGCGTCGAGGTGGTCGTGGCCGGATCCGCCGACGCGCGGGTCGCCGTCCCGTCATCCACCGGCCCCGTCGCCGCGGCCACCGTGGTCGACGCTCCGGACGGCGTGCGGCGGATCCTCGCGGACGTCGTCTTCGTCGACGGCCTCGCGGAGGCGGTCGCCCTCCTCGACGGACGGGACGCTCCCGCCACGGCGATCACCCGCGCGGGCGAGGTCGTGTCGGCGCACGTGCTGCGCGGCGGATCCGGCGCCACCCGCTCCAAGCTCGAGCTCGTCGCCGCGCGCGAGGCCGCCGCGACGACGCTGACCGACGTCCGCGCCCGCATCGACGATCTGCAGGTGGATCTCGCGGCCGGCCGGGAGCGCCTCCGTGCCGCCCGGGAGCGCGCGTCCACGGCGCTCGGCGGGCTGCGCGAGGCGGACGCGCGCCTCGCCGCCCATGCCGAGCGCCTCAGCCGCTCCCGCGCGCAGGCCGAGTCCGCGGCCGCGGAGCTCGCCCGCGTGCAGCGCGGCCTCGACCTCGCGGGCGCCTCCGTCGACGAGGCCGTCGGCGCGTCCGACGCCGCCCGTCGCGCGCTCGACGAGGCCCGATCCCGCCCGCGGCCCGTGCTCGACGCGAGCGGCCGCGACGCGCTCGTGGCCGAGTGGGAGGCGGCGCGCGAGGCGGAGATCGAGGCGCGCCTGCAGGTCGAGACCGCGCGCGAGCGCGTCCGCGCCGAGCAGGAGCGCACGGTCGCGCTCGAGCGCCGCCTGGCTGCGGAGCGCGCCGCCGCCGAGGAGGCTGCCCGCCGCCAGGTGATCCGACGCCGGCAGATCGCCCGCGCCGCCTCCGTCGCCGAGGCCCTGCCCGCCGTGGTGCGCGCCGCCGACCGCAGCACCGCGGAGGCGCGCCTCGTGCTCGCCCGCGCCGAGGAGGCGCGGGCCGGCCGGAACGCCGAGCTGGTAGCGCTCCGCCGGGAGGAGGCCGAGCTGCGCACGCGGCTGCACGGCATCACCGAGGACGTGCACGGCCTCGAGCTGCAGATCTACGAGAAGCGCCTGCAGGTCTCGCAACTGGTCGAGCGCGCTGCGAGCGAGCTCGGACTGGGGGAGGAGGTGCTGGTCGCCGAGTACGGGCCCGACGTGCCCGTCCCCGAGGAGGCGCCGCTGCCGCCGCGGCAGCGGCCGCGCGCGCCGGCGGATGACGGCGGCGACGATGCCGAGGCCGATCCCGACGCCGCCGCCGCGTCGGCCGAGACGTCTGCCCCGAGCGCGGAGCCGTCCGGGCCAGCAGACGAGGCGGACGAGATGGACGACGAGGACGACGCCGCGGATCCCGTCCCCACCCGCCCCTTCGACCGCGAGGAACAGCGCGCGCGCCTGCAGCAGGCGGAGCGCAAGCTCGCCCAGCTCGGTCGCGTCAACCCGCTCGCCCTCGAGGAGTTCGCGGCCCTCGAGCAGCGCCACCTGTTCCTCACCGAGCAGCTCGCCGACCTGACCGCGACGCGCAAGGACCTGCTCACGATCATCGACGACATCGACCGCACCATGCAGGGCGTCTTCGCGGCCGCGTTCGAGGACACCCGGCAGGCGTTCGACCGCGTCTTCCCGATCCTCTTCCCGGGCGGCACCGGCAGCATCCACCTCACGGATCCCGAGCAGCTGCTCACCACTGGCATCGAGGTGAGCGTGCGCCCCGCGGGCAAGCGCATCGAGCGCCTGTCGCTGCTCTCCGGCGGGGAGCGCTCCCTCGCGGCCGTTGCCCTGCTCATCGCGATCTTCACCGCGAGGCCCAGCCCGTTCTACATCATGGACGAGGTGGAGGCGGCGCTCGACGACGCCAACCTCGGCCGCCTGCTCACGATCCTCGAGCAGCTCCGTGACACCTCGCAGCTCATCGT encodes:
- the rnc gene encoding ribonuclease III; the protein is MTDTQGSRVHGDRDALRRLLAVDVSPELLELALTHRSYAYEHGGIPHNERLEFLGDSILGQAVTVMLYLENPDLDEGELAKRRASLVSSVALAEVATRIGLGEHLLLGRGEELTGGRAKSSILADTVEAIIGAAYLDAGGEAATGLVLRLIAPLLEDPARFGAAMDPKTALQESAARQGLPAPVYVVRDSGPDHSKRFHAVVTVGDVVRTTGEGTSKKQAEMTAALEAWTRLEARTTA
- a CDS encoding transglutaminase TgpA family protein; the protein is MTDLDAVGLGRRERWSVEPRPLPGERSGGPGGRGRRPGAGRAAARWPLTAALGVALLAGAASLHLLVEPGAWFLLCVVVVAAVLGTAAMLRSVGVPRLLASAGGLVLLVLLLTLVFAARTAVLGVIPTPDTVRTLLAVGDQASGEIYRRSAPVPPLASIVFVIVAAVGALAVVLDVLAHALRVPAVTGLPLLVLVSVPGAVLVGEFSIASFAVTALAWFAVLAADARESDREGGWMGSGLLGVSRPAPPPAPLRAAHGRSAGSARTTLVSAGALAGGAVVLSLVVPAIVPGLTSATFPTASGAGQGGSRVVNPILDLGDDLRRPVDVEALRYSTASLTPLYFKVTTLSRFEGDEWAPSPLRPPDGNTVDEIGPDLGSGSDVPAEEVEARVQVEGSSSAWLPAPYAPRSVTGLEGSWRWSEQGLAIRSSDSDSRDQSYTVTSELPRPERAQLEAVAPATDDDLEPYLQIPEGTPAIVASTTADVLAGIDTPYDQALALQEFFTGGQFRYSEDAPVQQGYDGSGVDVVGEFLRVRSGYCVHFASAMAIMAREAGIPSRVAVGYLPGDQVGRDGDLITYRVGSHDLHSWPELYFSGIGWIAFEPTPGRGQAAPYAQPSAAPTAPPTPSATPSATAEATPSATPAPTASAAPGVSGTAGVRIPWAALGTVALVLLVLALLATPALLRRARRSGRLCALETGAAAAGTAWREVEDQAVDLGLRVPDTESPRELGRRLQGDDPSLADPIALLVTARERERFARADAPVDSAAGAAQAAALVALGDALRARAGRVDRILALVAPRSLVRRRPRDDDGPDDGTAGAPPARPVAGPPASDAPRTLGG
- the coaD gene encoding pantetheine-phosphate adenylyltransferase; its protein translation is MQRIAVVPGSFDPVTLGHLDVIRRAARLYDELVVLVVHNPGKTPMLPLEERVALIERVSRDAGLPDTVRVDSWGAGLLVDYCRQVGATVLVKGVRSQLDVTYETPMALVNRDLADVETVLLLPDPAHAHVSSSLVRQVEALGGDVAPYVPAAVAEALAVRRAG
- the rpmF gene encoding 50S ribosomal protein L32, with the translated sequence MAVPKRKMSRSNTRARRSQWKAEAPTLVKTIENGKVVYSMPHRARVVEDAAGTPLYMEYKGRKVADV
- a CDS encoding GNAT family N-acetyltransferase; the encoded protein is MPHADDARPFAVEEVRPPVAVGAEGWDDFVAVTDVVNRAQSHDLGHDAFIWLPEELIADYADVDHVRKRLFAARVDGRIVGRGLLSTWLNDPTTSDVAVSVLPEHRRSGIGRALRERVERIALDDGCRTLMGFTMHRAQANGTPIPSPTGIGAVGADDPSARFVVDAGYRLGQTARTSALDTVDAAPTLAAHLADARRVAGDAYRVVSWVDATPEHLLDDLAVLHTRMSTDTPAGDLPQAEDPWDADRIREAEARRASAGRTGLTTAALHVGTGRLVGFTQIAVSPSGRRSDGHAYTYQQDTLVLADHRGHRLGMLLKVENLLRLARVAPEADRVVTWNADENRPMLAVNEALGFRHVGTSGSWMREVDPAR
- a CDS encoding YceD family protein, whose protein sequence is MSRFQKTPFTVHVHDIVHRPGEMRELDLTIVTPERMGEGLIAVPAGREMRVHVRLESLHDGILVTGEVDTVADGQSARTLADMQERVQVDFAELFAYGLDEAFDYQVQDEHVDLEPVIRDAVVLSLPFQPEVPGEDLDLDLGPGISLVLADSDPEPVIDQRWAALSGFRASEDSGAAREDADTETQRDES
- the mutM gene encoding bifunctional DNA-formamidopyrimidine glycosylase/DNA-(apurinic or apyrimidinic site) lyase, coding for MPELPEVEVVRAGLEPAVAGARITGVEILDARSLKRHDPLEGVFVDLLVGRVITSAVRRGKFLWLPLEPDAARDGTGPRALVTHLGMSGQVLLREPGSDPDGLLRIRMGIEHPVHGELVVAFVDQRIFGSMAVDRLVATPDGRAGGRGSPAALVPTQVAHIARDPLDPAFDDELLLDRLARRRTGIKRALLDQTLVSGIGNIYADEALWAARIHYAHPTDALGRGRALRLLAEVRQVLARALAEGGTSFDAQYVNVNGASGYFSHSLHAYGQQGKPCPRCGTPIVREAFMNRGSHLCPHCQVLPDADAAIA
- a CDS encoding ATP-dependent DNA helicase RecG; amino-acid sequence: MTGSDAALAGVVGGRTAGVMQKAFGLRTVADLLEHLPRRYARRGELTALAELPVDQQATIVAEVREVRERPMRARRGSILEVRITDGRGFLTLTFFNQAWRAKDLVPGVRGIFAGKVSDYRGALQLAHPDYELFDAHEGPELSGGEPDAAARRWAEMPIPIYPATASMASWQVAKSVELVLDAVDDLEDPIPADVRAERGLLPYREALEGVHRPEKDVDWRRGRDALRFQEAFVLQTALLQRRQAARALPATPRISTPGGHLDQLDAQLPFELTGDQRLVGEEIATDMARTWPMNRLVQGEVGSGKTLVALRAMLAVADTGGQSALLAPTEVLASQHLRSLTASLGPDLAAELMPTLLTGQLSTAERKRALLRIVSGQARIVVGTHALLGDRVEFLDLGLVVVDEQHRFGVDQREALRRKGGTPPHVLVLTATPIPRTVAMTVFGDLDVSTIAELPSGRQPIESFVVPLHEQPRWIERVWERTAEEIQKGRQAFVVCPAIDPQDPDAEDEDASEGADDAPTRPALATVTEVDALLAAHPRLGSVRRAVLHGRMSGEEKDRVMRAFSSGDIDLIVATTVIEVGVDVPNASTMVILDADRFGVSQLHQLRGRVGRGGVPGLCLMVTHAEPETVARERADAVAATLDGFELARVDLELRREGNVLGTNQSGGRSSLRLLRVAQDGDLIESAREHAHDVLEASPDLQGHPALARALARRLDDEERAFLDKN